A single Desulfovibrio piger DNA region contains:
- a CDS encoding menaquinone biosynthetic enzyme MqnA/MqnD family protein → MSSEPGLPADTLRMGRIGYLNVLPIYHPLEAGIIPHDFEIISGPPAVLNNMMARGELHISSNSCFEYAMRPERYHLVEDLSIGSHGNVMSVLLMSRRPVERLDGQTILISGETHTSVALLRLLMKDHYHCDVRYVTGAVTPTLGTERAPEAFLAIGDEALRLRNHPDYPYRLDLADAWVEWTGLPFIFGVWVVSHDAVQKKLFHSDPGALMRQGRDWGLSHMDVILDLTGHGCPLSREELTVYYNEGLTFSLGERELQGLTLFYRKLADARMIPGVPPLRFFHM, encoded by the coding sequence ATGTCCAGTGAACCCGGTCTGCCCGCTGATACCCTGCGTATGGGCCGTATCGGCTACCTCAATGTCCTGCCCATCTATCATCCTCTGGAAGCGGGCATCATCCCCCACGATTTCGAGATCATCTCCGGGCCGCCCGCCGTCCTCAACAACATGATGGCCCGGGGCGAGCTGCACATCTCCTCCAATTCCTGTTTCGAATATGCCATGCGCCCCGAGCGCTACCATCTGGTGGAGGATCTTTCCATCGGCTCCCACGGCAATGTGATGAGCGTGCTGCTCATGTCCCGCCGCCCCGTGGAGCGGCTGGACGGCCAGACCATCCTCATCAGCGGCGAGACCCATACCTCCGTGGCCCTGCTGCGCCTGCTCATGAAGGACCACTACCACTGCGACGTGCGCTACGTCACCGGCGCCGTCACGCCCACCCTGGGCACGGAAAGGGCCCCCGAGGCCTTCCTGGCCATCGGGGACGAGGCCCTGCGCCTGCGCAACCATCCCGACTATCCCTACCGCCTCGACCTGGCCGATGCCTGGGTGGAATGGACCGGCCTGCCCTTCATCTTCGGCGTCTGGGTGGTCAGCCACGACGCCGTGCAGAAAAAGCTCTTCCACAGCGATCCCGGCGCGCTCATGCGCCAGGGCCGGGACTGGGGCCTTTCCCACATGGATGTCATCCTCGACCTCACCGGCCACGGCTGCCCCCTGTCGCGCGAGGAACTGACCGTCTATTACAACGAAGGCCTGACCTTCAGCCTGGGCGAACGCGAACTGCAGGGCCTCACCCTCTTCTACCGCAAGCTGGCCGATGCCCGCATGATCCCCGGTGTGCCCCCCCTGCGCTTCTTCCATATGTAA
- a CDS encoding catalase, whose product MTDKNDRLTTSAGAPVADNNHALTAGPRGPMLMQDVWFQEKLAHFDREVIPERRMHAKGSGAYGTFTVTHDVTPYTRASLFAEVGKQTEVFVRFSTVAGERGAADAERDIRGFAVKFYTDQGNWDMVGNNTPVFFLRDPLKFPDLNHVVKRNPRTNMHSATDNWDFWTLLPEALHQITVVMSDRGIPASYRHMHGFGSHTYSLINAENRRFWVKFHFRTQQGIRNLTDAEAQELIGRDRDSHQRDLYEHIEKGDFPRWTLYFQIMPEEDAEKLPYHPFDLTKVWYHKDYPLMEVGVLELNRNPENYFAEVEQAAFNPANLVPGIGVSPDKMLQGRLFSYGDAQRYRLGVNHTMIPVNRPRCPYHSFHRDGAMRVDGNYGGHTSYEPNSTGAWQEQPDFSEPPLKISGDAARWDYPCDDADYFEQPGKLFRVMTPEQQEELFGNTARALGDAPREIKLRHIRHCAKADPAYGAGVARACGIPESEI is encoded by the coding sequence ATGACTGACAAAAACGACCGCCTGACCACCAGTGCCGGTGCGCCGGTAGCCGACAACAATCATGCCCTGACTGCCGGTCCGCGCGGGCCCATGCTGATGCAGGATGTCTGGTTCCAGGAAAAACTGGCCCATTTCGACCGTGAGGTCATCCCGGAGCGGCGCATGCATGCCAAGGGCTCCGGCGCTTACGGGACGTTCACGGTGACGCATGATGTCACCCCGTATACCAGGGCCTCGCTTTTTGCCGAGGTCGGCAAGCAGACCGAGGTCTTCGTCCGCTTTTCCACCGTGGCCGGTGAACGCGGCGCGGCGGACGCGGAGCGCGACATCCGCGGTTTTGCCGTCAAATTCTACACGGACCAGGGCAACTGGGACATGGTGGGCAACAACACGCCGGTCTTTTTCCTGCGTGATCCGCTCAAGTTCCCCGACCTGAACCATGTGGTCAAGCGCAACCCGCGCACCAACATGCACAGCGCCACGGACAACTGGGACTTCTGGACCCTGCTGCCCGAGGCCCTGCACCAGATCACCGTGGTCATGAGCGATCGCGGCATCCCGGCCTCGTACCGGCACATGCACGGTTTCGGCAGCCACACCTACAGCCTCATCAATGCGGAGAACAGGCGCTTCTGGGTCAAGTTCCATTTCAGGACCCAGCAGGGCATCAGGAACCTCACCGATGCCGAGGCGCAGGAGCTCATCGGCCGTGACCGGGACAGCCACCAGCGCGATCTGTACGAGCATATCGAAAAGGGCGACTTCCCCCGCTGGACCCTGTACTTCCAGATCATGCCCGAGGAAGACGCCGAAAAGCTGCCCTATCATCCCTTCGACCTGACCAAGGTCTGGTACCACAAGGACTATCCCCTCATGGAAGTGGGCGTGCTGGAACTGAACCGCAATCCCGAGAACTACTTCGCCGAGGTGGAGCAGGCGGCCTTCAATCCCGCCAACCTGGTGCCCGGCATCGGCGTCTCGCCCGACAAGATGCTGCAGGGCCGTCTGTTCTCCTACGGGGATGCCCAGCGCTACCGCCTGGGGGTCAACCACACCATGATCCCGGTGAACCGTCCCCGCTGTCCCTATCACAGCTTCCACCGGGACGGCGCCATGCGGGTGGACGGCAACTACGGCGGCCATACCAGCTACGAGCCCAACAGCACGGGCGCCTGGCAGGAACAGCCCGATTTCAGCGAACCGCCCCTGAAGATCAGCGGCGACGCGGCCCGCTGGGACTATCCCTGCGATGACGCCGACTACTTCGAGCAGCCCGGCAAGCTGTTCCGCGTGATGACGCCGGAACAGCAGGAAGAGCTGTTCGGCAATACGGCCCGTGCCCTGGGCGATGCGCCCCGCGAGATCAAGCTGCGCCATATCCGCCATTGCGCCAAGGCCGATCCCGCCTACGGTGCGGGCGTGGCCCGGGCCTGCGGCATCCCGGAAAGCGAGATCTGA
- a CDS encoding GlcG/HbpS family heme-binding protein: MFRCFFLVLLAGALLGGAPVMAAALETENAGTVVREPVLTGEQAQSMVEVVMHEARESGKAVTVTVVDRSGQILAVLRDHEAGVHTISASYKKAYTAASQKRETAILARGVRDGSIPADIRYLDPNFSLMEGGIPIILEDVVVGGIGVGGAHGSEDSRLARIGLLVLQH; the protein is encoded by the coding sequence ATGTTCAGATGTTTTTTTCTTGTATTGCTGGCAGGGGCGCTGCTGGGAGGGGCCCCGGTCATGGCCGCCGCACTGGAGACCGAGAATGCGGGCACTGTCGTGCGCGAGCCTGTCCTGACAGGGGAACAGGCCCAGAGCATGGTCGAGGTGGTCATGCACGAGGCCCGGGAAAGCGGAAAGGCCGTCACCGTGACCGTGGTGGACCGTTCCGGGCAGATACTGGCGGTGCTGCGTGACCATGAGGCCGGTGTGCACACCATCAGCGCCAGTTACAAAAAGGCCTACACGGCGGCCTCCCAGAAGCGCGAGACGGCCATCCTCGCCCGTGGTGTGCGGGACGGCTCCATCCCGGCGGACATCCGTTACCTCGACCCCAATTTTTCCCTCATGGAAGGCGGCATCCCCATCATCCTTGAGGATGTGGTGGTGGGCGGTATCGGCGTCGGCGGCGCCCACGGCAGCGAGGACAGCCGTCTGGCCCGTATCGGCCTGCTGGTGCTGCAGCACTGA